Proteins encoded in a region of the Nonomuraea helvata genome:
- a CDS encoding DivIVA domain-containing protein: protein MNDSMEPFPPPGQSLNGNGHRAAQDLMPWTEETPGDNSDANSGWHEDAWEEPQWDEPQTAGDDVSAERLTPAALRSVVFRRAPLGKRGLDENQVNNLLDRVETELVRLTQEKKALEAEVKLLRDTATRQAQSGPEPAAPAEPPREQPKARETGLARVDPAEQAASRTVASRVQEAHVYAASLLSQAQQTADQYIQDAQRYSRELIEDALLRRGAMLAKAAGEQGVAGDESVGREIARLRAANQAYRGKLRDHFELMLMNLDEWETAEGIGGGSA from the coding sequence ATGAATGACTCGATGGAACCGTTTCCCCCGCCGGGCCAGTCGCTGAACGGCAACGGGCACCGCGCGGCCCAGGACCTGATGCCGTGGACCGAGGAAACGCCCGGTGACAACAGCGACGCCAACAGCGGATGGCACGAGGACGCCTGGGAGGAGCCGCAGTGGGACGAGCCCCAGACGGCGGGCGATGACGTCTCCGCCGAGCGGCTGACCCCGGCGGCGCTGCGTTCGGTGGTGTTCCGCCGCGCTCCGCTGGGCAAGCGCGGCCTGGACGAGAACCAGGTGAACAACCTCCTCGACCGGGTCGAGACCGAGCTGGTACGGCTGACACAGGAGAAGAAGGCGCTGGAGGCCGAGGTCAAGCTGCTGCGTGACACCGCGACGCGGCAGGCGCAGAGCGGGCCGGAGCCCGCCGCCCCCGCCGAACCTCCCAGGGAGCAGCCCAAGGCCAGGGAGACCGGGCTGGCGCGCGTCGACCCGGCCGAGCAGGCAGCGTCGCGTACGGTGGCCAGCCGCGTCCAGGAGGCGCATGTGTACGCCGCGAGCCTGCTCTCGCAGGCGCAGCAGACCGCCGACCAGTACATCCAGGACGCGCAGCGCTACAGCCGTGAGCTGATCGAGGACGCGCTGCTCAGGCGCGGCGCGATGCTGGCCAAGGCGGCCGGGGAGCAGGGCGTCGCCGGTGACGAGTCGGTGGGCCGGGAGATCGCCCGATTGCGCGCGGCCAACCAGGCGTATCGCGGCAAGCTGCGCGACCACTTCGAGTTGATGCTGATGAACCTCGACGAGTGGGAGACGGCCGAAGGGATCGGCGGCGGCTCGGCGTGA
- a CDS encoding NAD(P)-dependent oxidoreductase translates to MGDGRRDRRRLGVTAHRRLVVVLGATGLIGSQVTDLLADRDIRLRLVASHEPPRLTGRAEAETLAADLTAPGQVAAAVAGADAVLHLVARHDGTRAWRVAEGDDAGERINVGVLSDVLAATGPARPVVVFAGSTSQSGAAGRIDGTEPDRPASLYDRQKLAAETALMRATSAGLAHGVSVRLPTVYGCRPDGAERGVVSAMARRALTGEPLQMWGDGRMRRDLLHARDAAGALVAALDHAGTLAGRHWVVGTGRPVAVATLFGLVARTVAEHTGRHPVPLRSVPPPAHATSGDLMDVEIDASRFTAVTGWSPLVELSEGLRETVANALRPSLAPRCTSTR, encoded by the coding sequence GTGGGAGACGGCCGAAGGGATCGGCGGCGGCTCGGCGTGACCGCGCACCGGCGCCTCGTCGTGGTCCTCGGGGCCACGGGGCTGATCGGCTCGCAGGTCACCGACCTGCTCGCGGACCGGGACATCAGGCTGCGCCTGGTCGCCTCGCACGAGCCGCCGCGGCTCACGGGCAGGGCGGAGGCGGAGACCCTCGCCGCGGACCTCACCGCTCCTGGCCAGGTCGCCGCGGCGGTGGCGGGCGCCGACGCCGTCCTCCACCTCGTGGCCCGCCACGACGGCACGCGCGCCTGGCGGGTGGCCGAGGGCGACGACGCGGGCGAGCGGATCAACGTCGGCGTCCTGAGCGACGTGCTCGCCGCGACCGGGCCCGCGAGACCCGTCGTGGTGTTCGCCGGCTCGACGTCGCAGTCCGGCGCGGCGGGCCGCATCGACGGCACCGAACCGGACCGTCCGGCAAGCCTCTACGACCGGCAGAAGCTGGCCGCCGAGACCGCGCTCATGCGCGCGACGTCGGCCGGGCTCGCGCACGGCGTCTCCGTACGGCTGCCCACCGTGTACGGTTGCCGCCCCGACGGCGCCGAACGCGGCGTGGTGTCCGCCATGGCGCGCCGGGCCCTGACCGGCGAGCCGCTGCAGATGTGGGGAGACGGCCGGATGAGACGCGACCTGCTGCACGCGCGCGACGCGGCAGGCGCCCTGGTGGCCGCGCTCGACCACGCCGGCACGCTGGCGGGACGGCACTGGGTGGTGGGCACGGGACGCCCGGTGGCGGTCGCCACCCTGTTCGGGCTGGTCGCGAGGACGGTCGCCGAGCACACGGGCCGGCACCCGGTGCCGCTGCGATCCGTGCCGCCGCCCGCGCATGCCACCTCTGGGGACCTCATGGACGTGGAGATCGACGCGTCGCGCTTCACCGCCGTGACCGGCTGGAGCCCGCTCGTCGAGCTGAGCGAGGGGCTCAGGGAGACCGTGGCTAACGCGCTGCGACCATCTCTCGCACCACGCTGTACAAGCACGCGATGA
- a CDS encoding methyltransferase domain-containing protein, translating to MEIKMRCRICSGRLEQVADFGRQPLSDAFREPAEQRAEFFFRLAVGVCGSCSMVQLMEEVPRERMFHDGYPYLSSGSSVMREHFAGFAQRVMSERSDPFVVELGCNDGVMLGNLARAGVRHLGVEPSGGVADRAAAQGVRVCKEFFESGVAERIRATDGPADVIYAANTLCHIPYIGSILRGVATLLGPDGVFVFEDPYLGDVVRLTSFDQIYDEHFFLFSAGSVQRMAAPYGLELVDVERLDVHGGEVRYTLAGKGAREQSAAVRDLLADEAAQGIATAAALRAFAGRAADNRDRLVALLTELRERGASVAGYGATAKSATVLNYCGIGPDLIPFIVDTTPAKQGRLTPGSHIPIRGPEAFRDPYPDYAVLFAWNHAAEIMAKEREFREAGGQWILYVPEVHVA from the coding sequence ATGGAAATTAAGATGCGTTGCCGAATCTGTTCCGGGCGGTTGGAACAGGTCGCCGACTTCGGGCGGCAGCCTTTGTCCGACGCATTCAGAGAACCGGCCGAACAACGGGCGGAGTTCTTTTTCCGGCTCGCCGTCGGCGTATGCGGCTCGTGCTCCATGGTGCAACTCATGGAGGAGGTCCCGCGGGAACGCATGTTCCACGACGGCTATCCCTATCTGTCCTCGGGCTCGTCGGTGATGCGCGAGCACTTCGCCGGCTTCGCCCAGCGGGTCATGAGCGAACGGAGCGATCCGTTCGTGGTCGAGCTGGGCTGCAACGACGGCGTCATGCTCGGCAACCTCGCTCGCGCGGGCGTCAGGCACCTGGGCGTGGAGCCGTCGGGAGGCGTCGCCGACCGCGCCGCGGCCCAAGGGGTACGGGTCTGCAAGGAGTTCTTCGAGTCGGGCGTCGCCGAGCGGATCCGCGCCACCGACGGACCCGCCGATGTGATCTACGCGGCCAACACGTTGTGCCACATCCCCTACATCGGCTCGATCCTGCGCGGCGTGGCCACGCTGCTCGGCCCCGACGGCGTCTTCGTGTTCGAGGACCCCTATCTGGGCGACGTCGTCCGCCTGACCTCCTTCGACCAGATCTACGATGAGCACTTCTTCCTCTTTTCCGCCGGCTCGGTGCAGCGGATGGCCGCGCCGTACGGGCTGGAGCTCGTCGATGTCGAGCGGCTGGACGTCCACGGGGGAGAGGTGAGATACACGCTGGCCGGAAAGGGAGCCAGGGAGCAGAGCGCCGCCGTGCGTGACCTGCTCGCCGATGAGGCCGCGCAGGGCATCGCGACCGCCGCCGCGCTGCGTGCCTTCGCGGGCCGCGCCGCCGACAACCGTGACCGCCTGGTCGCGCTGCTCACCGAGCTGCGCGAGCGCGGCGCGAGCGTCGCCGGGTACGGCGCCACCGCCAAGAGCGCCACCGTGCTCAACTACTGCGGGATCGGACCCGACCTGATCCCGTTCATCGTCGACACCACCCCGGCCAAGCAGGGCAGGCTGACTCCCGGCTCGCACATCCCGATCAGGGGGCCGGAGGCCTTCCGCGATCCCTACCCCGACTACGCGGTGCTCTTCGCCTGGAACCACGCCGCGGAGATCATGGCCAAGGAGCGTGAGTTCCGCGAGGCGGGCGGGCAGTGGATCCTCTACGTGCCGGAGGTCCACGTTGCTTAG
- a CDS encoding globin domain-containing protein, whose product MPGMSVELSPHGASAPAFTQVKANFELVAKYGDNVPLYLFSDLFLRAPALRELFPVQMRRQRDRLMTALSYAVEHAQNLSEITPYLHQLARSHRKSGIQSEHYEQWGASLVHTMQRFSGNVWNEAVEEEWRDFLSLLTRTLAEGARQDASLRPAYWTAEVISHERRSVDVAVLRLLVDRPFKYVPGQSAPVEVKQWPNMWRYYSMANLPRRDNTIELHVKADGAVGRTLVRDVREGEVVKLGAPVGTLTLNPNTGRNILLIAGGTGFAPIKAILEHVTKLPVPPWVSVFVGAREPEGLYDLDALRGWEEKFPWLTVRAALSELEDQSVATTGTVSEAVSRYGRWEGYDAYVCGPPGMVDSTVAMLLANGFSDNRIRLERFATAVTPSRRFAT is encoded by the coding sequence ATGCCGGGCATGAGCGTCGAGCTGTCGCCCCATGGCGCGAGCGCCCCCGCGTTCACCCAGGTGAAAGCCAATTTCGAGCTCGTCGCCAAATACGGCGACAACGTGCCGCTCTACCTGTTCTCCGACCTGTTCCTCCGCGCTCCCGCGCTGCGTGAGCTGTTCCCGGTCCAGATGCGCCGCCAGCGCGACCGGTTGATGACGGCGCTGTCGTACGCCGTGGAGCATGCGCAGAACCTGTCGGAGATCACGCCGTACCTGCACCAGCTCGCCCGTAGCCACCGGAAGTCCGGCATCCAGAGTGAGCACTACGAGCAGTGGGGCGCCAGCCTGGTGCACACCATGCAGCGCTTTTCGGGAAACGTGTGGAATGAGGCGGTCGAGGAGGAGTGGCGGGACTTCCTGTCGCTGCTGACCCGGACGCTGGCGGAAGGGGCGCGGCAGGACGCCAGCCTCCGGCCCGCGTACTGGACGGCCGAGGTGATCAGCCACGAGCGGAGAAGCGTGGACGTGGCGGTGCTGCGGCTGCTGGTGGACCGGCCCTTCAAATACGTCCCAGGACAGTCGGCGCCCGTGGAGGTCAAGCAGTGGCCCAACATGTGGCGCTACTACTCGATGGCCAACCTGCCGCGCCGGGACAACACGATCGAGCTGCACGTCAAGGCGGACGGCGCGGTGGGTCGCACGCTGGTCCGCGACGTACGCGAGGGCGAGGTCGTCAAGCTGGGCGCACCCGTCGGCACTCTCACGCTCAACCCGAACACGGGGCGCAACATCCTGCTCATCGCGGGCGGCACCGGATTCGCCCCCATCAAAGCCATTCTCGAGCACGTCACCAAGCTCCCGGTGCCGCCGTGGGTGTCGGTGTTCGTCGGTGCGCGCGAGCCCGAAGGGCTGTACGACCTCGACGCGCTGCGTGGCTGGGAGGAGAAGTTCCCCTGGCTCACTGTCCGCGCGGCGCTGTCGGAGCTGGAGGACCAGAGCGTGGCCACCACGGGTACGGTGAGCGAGGCCGTCAGCCGCTATGGCCGTTGGGAGGGCTACGACGCCTACGTGTGCGGCCCGCCGGGCATGGTCGACAGCACGGTGGCCATGCTACTGGCGAACGGCTTCAGCGACAACCGCATCCGGCTGGAGAGATTCGCCACCGCCGTCACGCCTTCCCGGAGGTTTGCCACATGA
- the hutI gene encoding imidazolonepropionase: MTTTLIDGIGLLYTGDPEREEIEDAALVLDDDVVAWVGPSSQAPDADERVDVEGRAVIPGFVDSHAHLVFAGDRTAEFQARMSGEPYTGGGIRTTVAATRRAGDAELAARTLGLVNEMLAQGTTTVEIKSGYGLTVADERRSLRIAARLTDETTFLGAHVVPADMDADSYVRLVAGEMLEACAPYAKWVDVFCERGAFDGDQTREILGAGLKAGLGVRVHANQLGEGPGVRIACELGAASADHCTHLTPDDVDALASSDTVATLLPGAEFSTRSPYPDARRLIDAGATVALATDCNPGSSFTSSMAFCVALAVREMRMTPLEAVRAATYGGARALRRTDVGSLRPGARADVVVLDAPSYVHLAYRPGVPLVHQVFHDGLLLE; this comes from the coding sequence ATGACCACGACGCTGATCGACGGGATCGGGCTGCTCTACACGGGCGACCCCGAGCGCGAGGAGATCGAGGACGCGGCCCTCGTCCTGGACGACGACGTGGTGGCGTGGGTCGGGCCGTCGTCGCAGGCTCCCGACGCCGACGAGCGCGTGGACGTCGAGGGCCGGGCCGTCATCCCCGGCTTCGTGGACAGCCACGCCCACCTGGTCTTCGCCGGTGACCGGACGGCCGAGTTCCAGGCCCGCATGTCCGGCGAGCCGTACACCGGCGGCGGCATCAGGACCACGGTCGCCGCCACCCGGCGGGCCGGCGACGCCGAGCTGGCCGCCCGCACGCTGGGCCTGGTGAACGAGATGCTCGCCCAGGGCACGACCACCGTGGAGATCAAGAGCGGGTACGGCCTGACCGTCGCGGACGAGCGGCGCTCGCTGCGGATCGCCGCCAGGCTGACCGATGAGACCACGTTCCTGGGGGCGCACGTCGTGCCCGCGGACATGGACGCCGACTCCTACGTACGGCTCGTCGCCGGCGAGATGCTCGAGGCGTGCGCACCGTACGCGAAATGGGTGGACGTCTTCTGCGAGCGCGGTGCGTTCGACGGCGACCAGACGCGCGAGATCCTGGGCGCCGGGCTGAAGGCGGGGCTGGGGGTGCGCGTGCACGCCAACCAGCTCGGAGAGGGGCCTGGCGTGCGGATCGCCTGTGAGCTGGGCGCGGCCTCCGCCGACCACTGCACCCACCTGACGCCGGACGACGTGGACGCGCTGGCCTCCTCGGACACCGTGGCGACGCTGCTGCCGGGGGCCGAGTTCTCGACGCGCTCGCCGTACCCCGACGCGCGGCGGCTGATCGACGCGGGCGCGACCGTGGCGCTGGCGACCGACTGCAACCCGGGGTCGTCGTTCACGTCGTCGATGGCGTTCTGCGTGGCGCTGGCCGTACGCGAGATGCGGATGACGCCGCTGGAGGCGGTCAGGGCGGCGACGTACGGCGGGGCACGCGCGCTACGGCGTACGGACGTAGGCTCGCTGCGGCCCGGAGCCCGCGCGGACGTGGTCGTGCTCGACGCCCCCTCCTATGTACACCTGGCCTACCGGCCTGGCGTCCCCCTCGTTCACCAGGTGTTTCACGACGGTCTCCTCCTTGAGTAG
- a CDS encoding sigma-70 family RNA polymerase sigma factor codes for MARPTGSRTQEQHVAERDLLGTYLAEIGRVPLLTAEEEVELAKRIEAGLFAEQLLDSGGSEPRIGDAADEELERLAISGQRAKDEFIQANLRLVVAVARKYSGRGMPLIDLVQEGNLGLVRAVEKFDYRRGYKFSTYATWWIRQSVGRAIHEQARPVRLPTHAGEQMTRLMRVRRDMLAEFDAEPTDDDLAGILDLPIERVRELRRWASDPVSLQLGVGDEDETELGDMIADETWADPEQQAIDILERERLDQWLTGLEGPTSEMLRWRYGLVDGREHTLTEVGERYGIGRDRARRIERDALARLRKMATAAA; via the coding sequence ATGGCAAGGCCTACGGGGAGTCGCACGCAGGAGCAGCACGTCGCGGAGCGCGATCTGCTGGGGACATATCTGGCTGAGATCGGCCGGGTCCCACTGCTCACGGCGGAGGAAGAGGTGGAGCTCGCCAAGCGGATAGAGGCGGGTCTCTTCGCCGAGCAGCTGCTCGACAGCGGGGGCTCGGAGCCGCGGATCGGGGACGCGGCCGACGAGGAGCTGGAGCGGCTGGCCATTTCGGGCCAGCGGGCGAAGGACGAGTTCATCCAGGCCAACCTGCGCCTGGTGGTGGCGGTGGCCAGGAAATACTCGGGGCGGGGGATGCCGCTGATCGACTTGGTGCAGGAGGGCAATCTCGGGCTGGTGCGCGCTGTCGAGAAGTTCGACTACCGGCGGGGGTACAAGTTCTCGACGTACGCGACGTGGTGGATCCGGCAGTCGGTGGGCCGCGCCATCCACGAGCAGGCCCGCCCGGTACGCCTGCCCACGCACGCGGGGGAGCAGATGACCCGGCTGATGCGGGTCCGGCGCGACATGCTGGCCGAGTTCGACGCCGAGCCGACCGACGACGACCTCGCCGGGATCCTCGACCTGCCGATCGAGCGCGTGCGCGAGCTGCGGCGGTGGGCGTCCGACCCGGTCTCGCTCCAGCTCGGTGTGGGTGACGAGGACGAGACGGAGCTCGGCGACATGATCGCCGACGAGACGTGGGCCGACCCCGAGCAGCAGGCCATCGACATCCTGGAGCGCGAGCGCCTGGACCAGTGGCTGACCGGGCTCGAGGGGCCCACCAGCGAGATGCTGCGCTGGCGGTACGGGCTGGTGGACGGGCGCGAGCACACGCTCACGGAGGTGGGCGAACGCTACGGCATCGGCCGCGACCGGGCGCGCCGCATCGAGCGCGACGCGCTGGCCCGCCTGCGCAAGATGGCCACCGCCGCCGCCTGA
- a CDS encoding DegT/DnrJ/EryC1/StrS family aminotransferase, whose amino-acid sequence MHVWDYLAEYHAEREDILDAVEQVFESGRLILGQSVLGFESEFAAYHGLRHCAGVDNGTNAIKLALQALGVGKGDEVITVSNTAAPTVVAIDAVGAVPVFVDVHPGTYLMDVDQVAAAITPRTRCLLPVHLYGQCVDVAPLRRLADRHGLVILEDCAQAHGARRNGVIAGSTGDAAAFSFYPTKVLGAYGDGGAVLTDDDAVDRALRRLRYYGMEERYYVVETPGHNSRLDELQAEILRRKLRRLDGYIAGRRAVAARYADALGDTDLVLPATDPGNDHVYYVYVVRHPRRDQIIQALADEGVHLNISYPWPVHTMTGFAHLGYRQGSLPVTERLAGEIFSLPMYPSLSQEKQERVISVLRKVL is encoded by the coding sequence ATGCACGTATGGGATTACCTGGCCGAATACCACGCCGAGCGAGAGGACATCCTCGACGCGGTCGAGCAGGTCTTCGAATCCGGCAGGCTCATCCTCGGCCAGAGCGTGCTGGGCTTCGAGTCCGAGTTCGCCGCCTACCATGGCCTGCGCCACTGCGCGGGGGTCGACAACGGCACCAACGCGATCAAACTCGCCCTCCAGGCGCTCGGCGTGGGCAAGGGTGACGAGGTCATCACGGTGTCCAACACCGCGGCGCCGACCGTCGTGGCCATCGACGCGGTCGGCGCCGTCCCGGTCTTCGTCGACGTGCACCCCGGCACGTACCTCATGGACGTGGACCAGGTGGCCGCCGCCATCACGCCGAGGACCCGCTGCCTGCTGCCCGTGCACCTGTACGGGCAGTGCGTGGACGTGGCGCCGCTGCGGCGCCTGGCCGACCGGCACGGCCTGGTGATCCTGGAGGACTGCGCGCAGGCGCACGGGGCCCGCCGGAACGGCGTGATCGCCGGATCCACGGGCGACGCCGCCGCCTTCTCCTTCTATCCGACCAAGGTCCTGGGCGCCTACGGCGACGGTGGCGCGGTTCTCACCGACGACGACGCGGTGGACCGCGCCCTGCGCCGGCTGCGTTACTACGGGATGGAGGAGCGCTACTACGTCGTCGAGACGCCCGGCCACAACTCCCGGCTGGACGAGCTCCAGGCGGAGATCCTCCGCCGCAAGCTCCGCAGGCTCGACGGCTACATCGCCGGACGCCGGGCCGTGGCCGCGCGCTACGCCGACGCGCTCGGGGACACCGACCTGGTGCTGCCCGCCACCGACCCCGGCAACGACCACGTGTACTACGTCTACGTCGTACGGCATCCGCGCCGTGACCAGATCATCCAGGCCCTCGCGGACGAGGGCGTCCACCTCAACATCAGCTATCCATGGCCGGTGCACACGATGACGGGCTTCGCCCATCTGGGCTATCGGCAGGGCAGCCTGCCGGTGACCGAGCGCCTGGCCGGCGAGATCTTCTCGCTGCCGATGTACCCCTCGCTGTCGCAGGAGAAGCAGGAACGGGTGATCTCGGTGCTGCGGAAGGTGCTATGA
- a CDS encoding NDP-hexose 2,3-dehydratase family protein, translating to MNALRWLSAHGSMKAERIPLDELTGWRRDPGTGNLVHASGKFFSVEGVDVRYPDGPVSRWAQPIINQPEVGVLGILMRRLDGVPQLLLQAKHEPGNVNGAQLSPTVQATRSNYTRVHGGRPVPYLDRFRSPDGRVLSDVRQSEQGSWFYRKRNRNMVVEITDDLAPSAGFRWLALDDVLDLLSVPDVVNMDTRTVLSCLPPSVWGDEYAMSGRSRHDMGEILSWITQRRSTVEIHVERIPLDRVGGWRRERGAIAHETGRYFTVMGVSVTASDREVGAWTQPMIEPTATGVVAFLLNRFDGVPHVLVRARVEPGYADVAELGPTVQCAPANHDTPPPYLEEVLGTPPGRVLFDTMLSEEGGRFHHARNRYLIVETDADHAHPDFRWVSLPQLTELLRHSHYLNVQARTLIACLYSVVREMVAAR from the coding sequence ATGAATGCCCTCCGCTGGCTTTCCGCGCACGGCTCGATGAAAGCCGAAAGAATTCCGCTGGACGAACTCACCGGCTGGCGCCGCGACCCCGGCACCGGCAATCTGGTGCATGCGAGCGGAAAATTCTTCAGCGTCGAGGGGGTGGACGTCCGCTACCCCGACGGGCCTGTGTCACGGTGGGCGCAGCCCATCATCAACCAGCCCGAAGTGGGCGTGCTCGGCATCCTCATGAGACGGCTCGACGGTGTCCCCCAGCTGCTGCTTCAGGCCAAGCACGAGCCCGGCAACGTCAACGGCGCCCAGCTGTCCCCGACCGTGCAGGCCACCCGGAGCAACTACACGCGCGTGCACGGCGGGCGTCCCGTGCCCTACCTGGACAGGTTCCGCTCCCCGGACGGCCGGGTGCTGAGCGACGTGCGGCAGTCGGAGCAGGGCAGCTGGTTCTACCGCAAACGCAACAGGAACATGGTCGTCGAGATCACCGACGACCTCGCGCCGTCGGCGGGCTTCCGCTGGCTGGCCCTGGATGACGTGCTCGACCTGCTGTCGGTGCCCGACGTGGTGAACATGGACACCAGGACCGTGCTGTCCTGCCTGCCGCCGTCCGTATGGGGCGACGAATACGCCATGTCCGGCCGTTCCCGGCACGACATGGGCGAGATCCTGAGCTGGATCACCCAGCGGCGCTCGACGGTCGAGATCCACGTCGAGCGGATACCGCTCGACCGGGTCGGCGGCTGGCGGAGGGAGCGCGGCGCGATCGCCCACGAGACGGGCAGGTATTTCACCGTGATGGGGGTGAGCGTGACCGCCAGCGACCGTGAGGTGGGCGCCTGGACGCAGCCGATGATCGAGCCGACCGCGACCGGCGTCGTGGCGTTCCTGCTCAACCGGTTCGACGGCGTGCCGCACGTGCTGGTCAGGGCACGCGTCGAACCTGGATACGCCGACGTCGCAGAGCTGGGGCCGACCGTGCAGTGCGCGCCCGCCAACCACGACACGCCGCCGCCGTACCTGGAGGAAGTGCTCGGCACGCCGCCCGGCCGGGTGCTCTTCGACACCATGCTGTCGGAGGAGGGCGGGCGTTTCCACCACGCGCGCAACCGTTATCTCATCGTCGAGACCGACGCCGACCATGCGCACCCGGACTTCCGCTGGGTCTCCCTGCCGCAGCTCACCGAGTTGCTGCGGCACAGCCACTACCTCAACGTGCAGGCCAGGACGCTCATCGCGTGCTTGTACAGCGTGGTGCGAGAGATGGTCGCAGCGCGTTAG
- a CDS encoding dTDP-4-dehydrorhamnose 3,5-epimerase family protein, with protein MLSRELEVRGAFAFQPTAYPDERGEFVTAYQRADFVAALGHPLFPVAQASQSTSRRGVVRGLHYTPAPPGTAKYVRCVRGRALDLVVDLRLGSPTFRRVDQVELSGSGHCAVYLPPGVGHAFVALEDDTIISYLLSEEYEPRNELALSVLDPELGLPLPRDLEPVLSERDRAAPTFAQAAERGLLPDHAACEAVRHAWS; from the coding sequence TTGCTTAGCCGGGAGCTCGAGGTCCGCGGCGCCTTCGCCTTCCAGCCGACGGCCTACCCCGACGAGCGCGGCGAGTTCGTCACCGCGTACCAGCGCGCGGACTTCGTGGCCGCGCTCGGGCATCCGCTCTTCCCCGTCGCGCAGGCCAGCCAGAGCACCTCCCGGCGCGGCGTGGTGCGCGGCCTGCACTACACGCCGGCGCCGCCGGGAACCGCCAAATACGTGCGGTGTGTCCGCGGCAGGGCGCTCGATCTGGTGGTCGACCTGCGGCTCGGGTCGCCGACCTTTCGCCGGGTCGACCAGGTGGAGCTCAGCGGGAGCGGTCACTGCGCCGTCTACCTGCCGCCCGGCGTCGGGCACGCCTTCGTGGCGCTGGAGGACGACACGATCATCTCCTACCTGCTGTCGGAGGAGTACGAGCCGCGCAACGAGCTGGCACTCTCGGTGCTGGACCCGGAGCTCGGCCTGCCGCTGCCGCGGGACCTGGAGCCCGTCCTGTCCGAGCGCGACCGTGCCGCGCCCACGTTCGCGCAGGCCGCGGAGCGCGGCCTGCTGCCCGATCACGCCGCGTGCGAAGCGGTGCGGCATGCCTGGTCATAG